The Polyodon spathula isolate WHYD16114869_AA unplaced genomic scaffold, ASM1765450v1 scaffolds_1737, whole genome shotgun sequence genome has a segment encoding these proteins:
- the cdca5 gene encoding sororin isoform X1 gives MSPPGKQAARSGEEQNSSLPVRRRSERKSVPDKKPREPLRSEAPAPPKTSVTARKIIPRKTQASAAPPQVRRSPRGSSLSGEADKENTVRRPSSSSPSSSSSQNIKNSEKHSPVRNRRDALNTSIRKSSCNNPPSENTLSPVASCPSGAGVPPNEDPQHQPDLVWSKKARRSYSRLSDGPPAGSPLAPRPDRLSLFGFGGLCGVSPVRGGGCSLPEGGGAGVSRTSPPAAERDFDIPGVALVKEKRRRRKRVEQIQMSELDCLAAQMNAEFDAAEQFDLCVE, from the exons ATGAGCCCCCCAGGAAAACAGGCGGCGCGGAGTGGAGAGGAGCAGA ATTCCAGTCTTCCGGTGAGACGAAGATCCGAGCGGAAATCCGTGCCGGACAAGAAGCCCCGGGAGCCGCTGAGGAGTGAA GCTCCCGCTCCTCCCAAGACATCCGTCACGGCACGGAAGATTATTCCCAGGAAAACCCAG gCGAGTGCTGCTCCCCCTCAGGTTCGTCGCAGCCCCAGG ggctcTTCGCTGTCTGGAGAAGCAGACAAAGAAAACACAGTCCGAcgcccttcctcctcctccccctcctcctcctcctcccaaaACATAAAGAATTCAGAAAAACACTCTCCGGTCAGGAATCGAAGAGACGCCTTGAACACCAGCATCCGAAAATCATCCTGCAACAACCCCCCCTCCGAAAACACCCTGTCCCCCGTTGCCTCCTGCCCCAGCGGAGCCGGGGTACCCCCGAACGAGGACCCCCAACACCAGCCCGACCTGGTCTGGTCCAAAAAAGCCAGGCGGTCCTACAGCCGCCTGAGCGACGGCCCCCCCGCGGGCTCCCCCCTGGCTCCCCGGCCCGACAGGCTCTCCCTGTTTGGATTCGGGGGGCTGTGCGGGGTCTCCCCTGTGAGGGGCGGGGGCTGCAGTCTGCCCGAGGGGGGCGGCGCTGGAGTCTCCAGGACGAGTCCCCCAGCCGCGGAGCGAGACTTCGACATCCCAGGAGTGGCGCTGGTgaaggagaagaggaggaggaggaagagagtgGAGCAGATccag ATGTCAGAGCTGGACTGTCTGGCCGCTCAGATGAACGCAGAGTTCGATGCTGCAGAGCAGTTTGACCTGTgtgtggagtga
- the cdca5 gene encoding sororin isoform X2: protein MSPPGKQAARSGEEQNSSLPVRRRSERKSVPDKKPREPLRSEAPAPPKTSVTARKIIPRKTQGSSLSGEADKENTVRRPSSSSPSSSSSQNIKNSEKHSPVRNRRDALNTSIRKSSCNNPPSENTLSPVASCPSGAGVPPNEDPQHQPDLVWSKKARRSYSRLSDGPPAGSPLAPRPDRLSLFGFGGLCGVSPVRGGGCSLPEGGGAGVSRTSPPAAERDFDIPGVALVKEKRRRRKRVEQIQMSELDCLAAQMNAEFDAAEQFDLCVE from the exons ATGAGCCCCCCAGGAAAACAGGCGGCGCGGAGTGGAGAGGAGCAGA ATTCCAGTCTTCCGGTGAGACGAAGATCCGAGCGGAAATCCGTGCCGGACAAGAAGCCCCGGGAGCCGCTGAGGAGTGAA GCTCCCGCTCCTCCCAAGACATCCGTCACGGCACGGAAGATTATTCCCAGGAAAACCCAG ggctcTTCGCTGTCTGGAGAAGCAGACAAAGAAAACACAGTCCGAcgcccttcctcctcctccccctcctcctcctcctcccaaaACATAAAGAATTCAGAAAAACACTCTCCGGTCAGGAATCGAAGAGACGCCTTGAACACCAGCATCCGAAAATCATCCTGCAACAACCCCCCCTCCGAAAACACCCTGTCCCCCGTTGCCTCCTGCCCCAGCGGAGCCGGGGTACCCCCGAACGAGGACCCCCAACACCAGCCCGACCTGGTCTGGTCCAAAAAAGCCAGGCGGTCCTACAGCCGCCTGAGCGACGGCCCCCCCGCGGGCTCCCCCCTGGCTCCCCGGCCCGACAGGCTCTCCCTGTTTGGATTCGGGGGGCTGTGCGGGGTCTCCCCTGTGAGGGGCGGGGGCTGCAGTCTGCCCGAGGGGGGCGGCGCTGGAGTCTCCAGGACGAGTCCCCCAGCCGCGGAGCGAGACTTCGACATCCCAGGAGTGGCGCTGGTgaaggagaagaggaggaggaggaagagagtgGAGCAGATccag ATGTCAGAGCTGGACTGTCTGGCCGCTCAGATGAACGCAGAGTTCGATGCTGCAGAGCAGTTTGACCTGTgtgtggagtga
- the zfpl1 gene encoding zinc finger protein-like 1 isoform X1 encodes MYLSLSLSCFFSCICSSSAPPVIMGLCKCPKRKVTNIFCFEHRVNVCEHCLVSNHAKCIVQSYLQWLQDSDYNPSCTLCSTALADKDTTRLVCYDVFHWSCLNELASQLPRNTAPAGYQCPTCQGPVFPAANLVGPVAAALREKLASVNWARAGLGLPLIEEPEPASEQESHDVTDYTDWSTFSTSPACPTEAPSQSSHFSHSYSSNPVPCQSQTGFGAGLNNGGVEEGHSHANMSCNTALGDSVTLHTASSPRKVYDTRDPGGASVTRIDFDDDKYRRRPALSWLAQILKSRSGSKRTPLSLKQRVFFLLVLGAIGFCTLIIVMSKLGRASAENDPNLNPLLNPNIRVGQE; translated from the exons atgtatctctctctgtctctctcgtgttttttttcttgtatttgcTCATCTTCAGCGCCCCCAGTGATCATGGGTCTGTGTAAATGCCCCAAGAGGAAAGTGACCAATATCTTCTGCTTTGAGCACAGAGTGAATGTGTGTGAGCACTGCCTGGTCTCCAACCATGCAAAG TGCATCGTGCAGTCGTACCTCCAGTGGCTGCAGGACAGTGATTACAATCCCAGCTGCACACTGTGCAGCACAGCGCTAGCAGACAAGGACACCACCAGACTCGTGTGCTATG ATGTATTTCACTGGTCCTGTCTCAACGAACTGGCCTCCCAGTTGCCCAGGAACACGGCCCCCGCTGGGTACCAGTGCCCCACCTGCCAGGGACCCGTCTTCCCCGCTGCCAACCTCGTTGGCCCCGTGGCGGCCGCTCTGCGCGAGAAACTCGCCTCCGTCAACTGGGCCCGAGCCGGGCTGGGGCTTCCGCTG ATCGAGGAACCGGAACCCGCGTCAGAACAGGAGTCACATGACGTCACAGACTACACTGATTGGTCAACTTTCAGCA CCTCACCCGCTTGCCCCACAGAAGCCCCTTCCCAGTCCTCCCACTTCTCCCATTCCTACAGCTCGAACCCAGTGCCCTGCCAGTCCCAGACGGGCTTCGGGGCTGGGCTGAATAACGGGGGTGTGGAGGAGGGGCACTCCCATGCCAACATGAGCTGCAACACTGCGCTGGGAGACTCTGTCACTCTCCACACAG CCTCCTCTCCGCGGAAAGTGTACGACACGCGTGACCCGGGGGGGGCATCAGTGACGCGGATCGATTTCGACGATGACAAGTACAGGAGGAGACCCGCGCTGAGCTGGCTGGCACAGATACTGAA GAGCCGCTCCGGGTCGAAGCGGACCCCACTCTCTCTGAAGCAGAGAGTCTTCTTCCTCCTGGTTCTCGGGGCGATCGGGTTCTGCACCCTCATCATCGTCATGTCCAAACTGGGGCGCGCCTCGGCCGAGAACGACCCCAACCTGAACCCGCTGCTGAACCCCAACATCCGCGTGGGGCAGGAGTAA
- the zfpl1 gene encoding zinc finger protein-like 1 isoform X2 has translation MGLCKCPKRKVTNIFCFEHRVNVCEHCLVSNHAKCIVQSYLQWLQDSDYNPSCTLCSTALADKDTTRLVCYDVFHWSCLNELASQLPRNTAPAGYQCPTCQGPVFPAANLVGPVAAALREKLASVNWARAGLGLPLIEEPEPASEQESHDVTDYTDWSTFSTSPACPTEAPSQSSHFSHSYSSNPVPCQSQTGFGAGLNNGGVEEGHSHANMSCNTALGDSVTLHTASSPRKVYDTRDPGGASVTRIDFDDDKYRRRPALSWLAQILKSRSGSKRTPLSLKQRVFFLLVLGAIGFCTLIIVMSKLGRASAENDPNLNPLLNPNIRVGQE, from the exons ATGGGTCTGTGTAAATGCCCCAAGAGGAAAGTGACCAATATCTTCTGCTTTGAGCACAGAGTGAATGTGTGTGAGCACTGCCTGGTCTCCAACCATGCAAAG TGCATCGTGCAGTCGTACCTCCAGTGGCTGCAGGACAGTGATTACAATCCCAGCTGCACACTGTGCAGCACAGCGCTAGCAGACAAGGACACCACCAGACTCGTGTGCTATG ATGTATTTCACTGGTCCTGTCTCAACGAACTGGCCTCCCAGTTGCCCAGGAACACGGCCCCCGCTGGGTACCAGTGCCCCACCTGCCAGGGACCCGTCTTCCCCGCTGCCAACCTCGTTGGCCCCGTGGCGGCCGCTCTGCGCGAGAAACTCGCCTCCGTCAACTGGGCCCGAGCCGGGCTGGGGCTTCCGCTG ATCGAGGAACCGGAACCCGCGTCAGAACAGGAGTCACATGACGTCACAGACTACACTGATTGGTCAACTTTCAGCA CCTCACCCGCTTGCCCCACAGAAGCCCCTTCCCAGTCCTCCCACTTCTCCCATTCCTACAGCTCGAACCCAGTGCCCTGCCAGTCCCAGACGGGCTTCGGGGCTGGGCTGAATAACGGGGGTGTGGAGGAGGGGCACTCCCATGCCAACATGAGCTGCAACACTGCGCTGGGAGACTCTGTCACTCTCCACACAG CCTCCTCTCCGCGGAAAGTGTACGACACGCGTGACCCGGGGGGGGCATCAGTGACGCGGATCGATTTCGACGATGACAAGTACAGGAGGAGACCCGCGCTGAGCTGGCTGGCACAGATACTGAA GAGCCGCTCCGGGTCGAAGCGGACCCCACTCTCTCTGAAGCAGAGAGTCTTCTTCCTCCTGGTTCTCGGGGCGATCGGGTTCTGCACCCTCATCATCGTCATGTCCAAACTGGGGCGCGCCTCGGCCGAGAACGACCCCAACCTGAACCCGCTGCTGAACCCCAACATCCGCGTGGGGCAGGAGTAA
- the LOC121310130 gene encoding transmembrane protein 262-like, with product MVLPCLPSCTRLSLRSCAWLDSPLVAACQRKVFTVSLPKKDVYTGLSLSLLMLHFGVLMSDLTLHSAAQTAEGSSHNYTVMLMLSHVMSFYLSLLGWVYSLQTGARRLSAVAFVSTCLNLTLFLARFSFEFVVIQYRAELY from the exons ATGGTTCTGCCGTGTCTGCCCTCCTGCACAAGGCTCTCGTTGCGGTCCTGTGCTTGGCTCGACTCCCCTCTGGTTGCGGCGTGTCAGAGGAAGGTGTTCACCGTCTCGCTGCCGAAGAAAGACGTCTACACCGGGCTGTCCCTGTCCCTGCTCATGCTGCACTTCGGGGTCCTCATGAGCGATCTCACCCTGCACTCCGCTGCACAGACAGCAGAGGGATCGAGTCACAACTACACCGTCATGCTTATG CTGTCCCATGTAATGAGTTTCTACCTGTCTCTGCTGGGCTGGGTGTACTCCCTGCAGACTGGGGCCCGGAGGCTGAGCGCTGTGGCCTTCGTATCAACCT GTCTGAATCTCACGCTGTTCTTGGCTCGCTTCTCGTTTGAGTTTGTTGTGATCCAGTACCGAGCGGAGCTGTACTGA